In Cicer arietinum cultivar CDC Frontier isolate Library 1 chromosome 7, Cicar.CDCFrontier_v2.0, whole genome shotgun sequence, the genomic window ATATTCTCTATTTCATCATCTTCCATTTCAATCTTCTTCCTTTTGAAATTCTTGAAGCTTCTTGCAAGGGTCTTTGAAATTGTAATTGCAAGGGTCGGTAAATTTAATTCCTCAAATTTAAGAAATAGCATATTAGTCCCTTAGTTAAAAGAATATCAATCATTGTATCAGAAAAATCTAAAAGGTTCACTTGCTGCATAAAACTATGTGTCATTTTTTCACTCTAAACAttaacttttgttgattattataAACAAGGGAGCTTAGAAGTATCAAGCAATAATAATTCAACATAATGAGTTATCATATTCCCTCTGCATATAATCCATGCAATATGCCGAGAGATGTGCATATGTTCTAGATGATGTAATTACAAACAAGTCAGCACTTATTTAAGTGAAGtacaaatagaaaaaattatgtTACTTGAGTTTCAATGTTTCTTTCCCTTATCTGAGCTTCGAGCATCGATATTTTTTCCTTGAGCTCCGCATTCTTCTGCCTTTCCTTTTCTAACTCTGCTGAAATCTCAGCAATAGCATTGACATTATCTCCCTTCACTTCTTGTTCTATAACACACGATGCTGATGCATTGACCAAGCTTGCACAGGATTGATGTTCTACCATGGTGAATTAAGTAAATGATTTTCTCTTAGAACCTCGAGTTTTAGACTAGAAATTAAGTCAAATGAAAGATACCCTTTAAAAGCAGAACTATAAATACTAACAATTAAAGTAAATTAAGTAATACTAGGATTGCTTAAGAACTAGTATATTGGTAGAAAAAGAGCATGGTTAAGGTCTTTTACCAAAGCATACATAAGACTAAGGAGAGAGGCAAATGACAGTGATCTCAATGCAAGGGAAAGAAAAGTATTTTTGTTTTGGGTTTTGATTAATAGCATTCTCAGTTTTgttaaacaaaatagaaaacatGCATTAGCATCTGCACGTGCACTTCTCTCTCCCTTTCATTGTATTCCGGGCCATACTTTTTCCACTAACTTAAGAGTTTAGAATAGTGAAATTTTCAAGAGGTTTATTTTTCATGTATATGAAGTTTTGCCAACTCTTGCAGGTTCTAAattggtattaaaaatggaaaatGGAAAAGGCATGCATTGATGAGAATGGACAGTACACCCTTGTATGatttaattaacaaattaaCCATTGTTTGTTGTCTTCATTAACCAAAGCTCTGCTACTAGTAGCACTCACTGTCATGTTTTATTATCACTATTGCATTGTCTTGTTATGAAAGTTACCTTAATTAACAGCATATAATAGGAGCATCCGAGGCACCATTCAAAAACTAGTTCAATTGAATTGCCAAATAAGCAAGAGAAACAAAATATTCTTATTACCTACTAACTATGGGATAAAATAAGCATTCTGTCTTGACTAAAGTCTCTACTGCAAATATTATTATGCAGAAAAGGAAAAGGGTAATATGTTTAGTGGACTGTGTAAATTAACATCacagtatatataaattaaaaaacaagcTCACGTGGATGAATAACTTAAATGCTTGTCTCTTAATATAAGGTATTCTTGTGATGATGGGAATACGAAGCAAAAACTTAGGATACCGTCTTATTAACTTTAAACTATCTTCATTAGTGTCAGCCATTTACAACAATTGGAGCGCTCTTTGATTATTCTTAGGAACTATAATCAGTTTAATACATTACTTTGAGGTGCATGACGTTACCCCAAGAAAGATTAAACCTAAGATCAATCAAGGGATAATGAAAAAAAGGTTTTTTCCAACACATACATTGGTTTATGGGTGCAAGCTGAACCATCACCCACAACCGTTGGATGTATTATTAATCACGCCTCCATGCACTCCACAGTGAAAAGTAGATTAGAGATGGACAATACATGTTTGTTTATGATAATCAGCGTGTGCTAAGACTAGTTATAATTTAGtgttttaatcaaaattaattaatttacgtTATAAAAGTTCCAGCAGTAAAAAGTGaccttaaattataaattattctttttaaatttataaaagttgcCCAATTTTAAAAGAACAATTTCTTTATTCAAATAACAGAACAACAGAAATTCATTTGAATTCTCTAAAATTTCTAATCATCCCATCCAAAAACAGTCTTAGAGTTTAACGGTCGGAAACaaagtatatataaaatatctcCTCTGTGATATGCAAATTTTTTATATCATGCATTGAATTTCCTTAAGATGTAGAATCGTATATAATCTCAGTCATATAACTTGCTTCCAAATAAGCGAGCATGATCCTGACTTACAAAGAAAAGCTCTTGGCAGAAAAGGAGGAAAACTACTAATCTAGCACTTGCACAATAGATTATCAATACATTATGGAAACTAAAGACTTAAGTTTGCAATTCCTCATACATTACAGGTAAATGAAATCAAATTCCTCCAGTGATTATTCTTTCCTCTGCCATAACTAAAAGGATAACTCTATAATATCACGGTCAGCATTTGAACATAAAAATCAAGGGCTCAAGCCACTTGGAAAATGTGACAGCTGACGGAAATTAAATGTACAAAGAAATGCATAAGCATAACATTACTTCAAGCAATCAATCATTTTCAGCACCATGCGTACGAAAACAACCTTGCTACGAGAATTGGGATTTCAAAGAACCTCAAAGTGTCTTGCATATTCTGGGATACAATAAGTCTCTCAACCAAATGGCTTTCATAATGAATTGCATGAACATATGAAATCGAATTCACTCTGTAGATTTATAATAGTGGTCCCTGGTGTGGCATTCCGCTTCTCATCATTGCACAAAATTCCTCATAGTTTATTCTCCCATCCTGTTAGTTTAAGAATCATTAGTGACAACATTGATAATCCGTAACAGAGTTTCCATGATTAAATTCAGACCAACTTACATGATCTGTATCCACCTCAGAAATTATGTCCTTTATTGTTGCTTCATCACCCATTCCATGCTGTGTCATGGCAGTCTCCAATTCTTCTCTAGTAATATGCCTGTCCGTGGAATTAGAGAAGCAAATGGTCATTCTCCGTCATAAACTTTATAATTTCAACAAGTTAATCTACAGTTTAACTTTTTATAATCGACCGAGTAATTCTCTCCCCTTAAACCATCCATGTGTGTCCGAGGTTAGAAATCTATAAAGTAAACTTTTTTACTATGGTGGATATTTAAAGTAAACTACTATAAATTAgtatagaaattttatttgatataatttccaTAGTGGAGACGAAGAAAAAAAGGCCTGAGTATGCCAGTACCAATGTGCATGTCGCAGATAAGGCCATTGAGCCTTATCTGTCCCATATCGACTTGGAGATTAGAAACAGCATGAAAATAAATTCTCATAGAATGTTTGTCATCAACCTTCATAGAAAAACGTAACTACAAAAGTCTACCATATTACTGGAAGCTGATAAAACCGTGGGAAACTAAAGATGTgtgattttaaagaaaaagactATCCAGTTGTTCAAACAGGGTTAGAATTTTGTTTGGAATATGTGTAACAATATACTGCAAATCTTGCAATACTCACCCACTGTTGTCCTTATCAAAATACTGGAATGCTTTGTAAAGGTGTTCATCCCGTTCAAGTCTGTGCCTATGCATTGTAGCCGATATGAATTCAAGATAGTCAATCGACCCATTTCCATCAACATCAGCCTGAGAAACATTATACATGAGAATAAGATCAACTTTGAAGTTGAGTTTAAGATTTGAGGCATGCATTTAACCAGTTATGCTTTTGATATGGATTTGTAACTAACTACTTACAGCTTCCATAAGTTGCTTCACTTCGGTCTCAGACAACCGTGATCCGATTCGAGCCAAGCCAGTCTTCAATTCTTCATAGGTGATGGTACCACTATTGTCAGTGTCCATATTTGCAAACATTGCCTTGAGACCTTTAATCTCCTCTTCTGATAGATTTTCAGCAATAATCTAGAGAAATTTCCACTAAGTTGGTAATGGAGAAATATGCAGAAAATATAAGCTGGAAATGCAACTCAAAGATGCATGTGATGAAAACAAAACACTCTACAACCATATAAACTTCAAAGACATAACTAGAGGATTCCTTCAGAATGACAGCTGTATCAGTTAAGTTTAGCATTCAATATGCCAGATTTTCTGTTTAGGTCAACACCATAGACTAGCCTGAATGCGCTAACCTTTGGTGCATGTTTATACCAAagaaaaatttaggagaaaccatcgcaaatgaatttattggtttTCACTTTTTATACAGTCTAATGGTGTCATTTGATCCATGTAGTTAAACTCCCCAAGTGATAGAAGACTTGGTATTGTCTCAATATTAATTGTGATTGGAATATTGCAAAGTTGTACTAATTGAACAGGGTTTATTAACTTGTTTCAAGTGAAAGCATAAGAGACTCATATACCAGACAGAACAAACAAAAGCAATTTCATAATACTATATCTACAGACATATTCCAGAACGAGTAAACAAATGCACAGTTTAAAAACTGCAACCAAAAGAGAGATATGAGCAATCTTCAACAGTATCATGGACCAACGATAAAAGGACAGTGTATATAGTTGCTTCTGAATCAAGTTTAACGCCATACCTTCAATGCAAGCTTCTTGAGCTTATTCATTGCCCTGAATTGTTTCATTCTAGAAAGAACTGCACTATCAATCGGTTTATCAGAGGCCTCTCCACCTTCTCTCATCCACGGGTGTTCTTATGAAACAAATCATCAATCGTAGTCAGGCTATGCGTACTAGAAAAGTTAGACAACAAAGTGACAGTGCAACTGAATGATGACAATTTATTTAGTTGATGTCAATCTGACAGTAACATATTGATGACAATTTGCATAAACTTGCAACTTGTAACACAAACTCAaaggatgacaatttaggtgCAAAAGTGGTGCTAGGAAAAAATATAgtacatttaatttattgaaagaAACACTACTCTGATTGAAGTTATTTGAGGATTAAGCCAAAATAGAAACAGTATAGTCTAGTACCAAGGACTTGTGCAGAAGTAATCCTCTTCTTTGGATCCTGATTAAGCATCTTCCTGACTAGATCTTTAGCACTGTCTGATATTGATGGCCATGGTTCACTAGCAAAGTCAAGTTCTCCTTCCAGTATGGCATTAAATATTCCCTTTTCAGTTTCTGCAAAGAAAATTAAACCCACCATAGAAGTGTTAATTTTTCAATCAGTAACTCAAACCAAAAACTGTAAATATAccacattttaaaattagaaattgatCTGCCATGTGATGCTTTTGCACTCTAAATTTtgcttaaaaaaattacaaattgatCTTACCAGCCCAAAAAGGTGGTACACCACTAAGGAGAATATACAAGATGATGCCTGCACTCCAAATGTCAATTTCCTTTCCATAACTACGACGCAGTACCTCAGGAGCAACGTAGTAAGCACTGCCTACCATATCGCGATAAACCTTTCctgaaataaattattgaaaacaCTACATATGAACTATCAACCATGAAAGCAGAGGCGCCATACCATGAAGAAACAAGTAATTCCTTCTGAAACTACCAAACAATAAAACACAAATAGAATTCAAGCATCATTAATTAATGGATCATCGCATCCTCAATATCTAAAAATTAGAAAGTTTGGACACCAATCAAGAACCACATAACTGAACATTGGCAGGGCCAATAAAAACAAGAGTGGCAAAACCAAATGCTGATAAAATTGCAATGCACATATACAAAAATACACAAGCAAAGCAATGCAACAAAAGCTTCACCTTCTTCAATGAAAACAGAAAGTCCAAAATCAGTAGCTTTAAGTGTTGCTCCTTCATCCTTACTAGAGAGCAAGAAATTCTCGGGCTTCAAATCGCGATGCAAAACACCCATGAAATGACAAATATGCACAACATTAACAACAGCCCTACAAATGGATGCAGCAGCTCTCTCTGAATAGTGACCTTGAGCAATGATTCTATCAAATAACTCTCCACCAGCACAAAGTTCCATGACAAGATGCACAGAGAATCTATCCTCATAAGCACCTTTGAATTCAACAATGTTTGGTTGACCAGACAAATGCTGAAGAATCTGAATCTCTCTCTTAATATCTTCTCTATCAGATTTAGACACAAGTTTCCTCTTTAATATTGATTTGCAAGCATAAGTGTTGCCAGTTGAATTCTCAGTGCAAAAATAAGTAATCCCAAATTGCCCTCTACCTAATTCTTGACCTAAAGTGTAATGTTTCTTTATATCATCAAAGGGTTTACCTAATATGGTTGTGTCTGTTTTGTGAACTGTTTTGACATTCTGGGTAGTGACAGTGGGTTTTGGATTTGAGTCTGGTTTTGGAGGTGGTGTTTGAACATGAGTTGAAGATGGTTGAACAGAGTGGTACTGGTGATTATTAGTGGCAACACCACTGGCGGAAGCAGCAGTAGCGGATGATCCATGGTGGCGGGCAGTAAAATCAGGCGTAGGTTTGTTCTTCTCCTTGCTACCTTGACAACCCatttagtaaaaagaaaaagtaaggATAAGtatttgggggaaaatggaagaagaagaagattgaAAAGGTGAGATCGAAAATAAGTGTGAAGAGGAGAAAGTGGAAGAAAAGACAGCGGCACAGTACAAATAATATGGTTTGGTTGATTACAGATCATTGTGGCGATTATAGCGTGTAAAATGCCCCAAATAGGTTATGCACTGGATAACATCCAAACGGAAATTATTACTTACTAGTGTGTAACCCGTGCGTGCGTCGCACGGAAACAAtgtacattttaataaataaattgttatattaatatatatatatatatatatatatatatcaattctcaNNNNNNNNNNNNNNNNNNNNNNNNNNNNNNNNNNNNNNNNNNNNNNNNNNNNNNNNNNNNNNNNNNNNNNNNNNNNNNNNNNNNNNNNNNNNNNNNNNNNNNNNNNNNNNNNNNNNNNNNNNNNNNNNNNNNNNNNNNNNNNNNNNNNNNNNNNNNNNNNNNNNNNNNNNNNNNNNNNNNNNNNNNNNNNNNNNNNNNNNNNNNNNNNNNNNNNNNNNNNNNNNNNNNNNNNNNNNNNNNNNNNNNNNNNNNNNNNNNNNNNNNNNNNNNNNNNNNNNNNNNNNNNNNNNNNNNNNNNNNNNNNNNNNNNNNNNNNNNNNNNNNNNNNNNNNNNNNNNNNNNNNNNNNNNNNNNNNNNNNNNNNNNNNNNNNNNNNNNNNNNNNNNNNNNNNNNNNNNNNNNNNNNNNNNNNNNNNNNNNNNNNNNNNNNNNNNNNNNNNNNNNNNNNNNNNNNNNNNNNNNNNNNNNNNNNNNNNNNNNNNNNNNNNNNNNNNNNNNNNNNNNNNNNNNNNNNNNNNNNNNNNNNNNNNNNNNNNNNNNNNNNNNNNNNNNNNNNNNNNNNNNNNNNNNNNNNNNNNNNNNNNNNNNNNNNNNNNNNNNNNNNNNNNNNNNNNNNNNNNNNNNNNNNNNNNNNNNNNNNNNNNNNNNNNNNNNNNNNNNNNNNNNNNNNNNNNNNNNNNNNNNNNNNNNNNNNNNNNNNNNNNNNNNNNNNNNNNNNNNNNNNNNNNNNNNNNNNNNNNNNNNNNNNNNNNNNNNNNNNNNNNNNNNNNNNNNNNNNNNNNNNNNNNNNNNNNNNNNNNNNNNNNNNNNNNNNNNNNNNNNNNNNNNNNNNNNNNNNNNNNNNNNNNNNNNNNNNNNNNNNNNNNNNNNNNNNNNNNNNNNNNNNNNNNNNNNNNNNNNNNNNNNNNNNNNNNNNNNNNNNNNNNNNNNNNNNNNNNNNNNNNNNNNNNNNNNNNNNNNNNNNNNNNNNNNNNNNNNNNNNNNNNNNNNNNNNNNNNNNNNNNNNNNNNNNNNNNNNNNNNNNNNNNNNNNNNNNNNNNNNNNNNNNNNNNNNNNNNNNNNNNNNNNNNNNNNNNNNNNNNNNNNNNNNNNNNNNNNNNNNNNNNNNNNNNNNNNNNNNNNNNNNNNNNNNNNNNNNNNNNNNNNNNNNNNNNNNNNNNNNNNNNNNNNNNNNNNNNNNNNNNNNNNNNNNNNNNNNNNNNNNNNNNNNNNNNNNNNNNNNNNNNNNNNNNNNNNNNNNNNNNNNNNNNNNNNNNNNNNNNNNNNNNNNNNNNNNNNNNNNNNNNNNNNNNNNNNNNNNNNNNNNNNNNNNNNNNNNNNNNNNNNNNNNNNNNNNNNNNNNNNNNNNNNNNNNNNNNNNNNNNNNNNNNNNNNNNNNNNNNNNNNNNNNNNNNNNNNNNNNNNNNNNNNNNNNNNNNNNNNNNNNNNNNNNNNNNNNNNNNNNNNNNNNNNNNNNNNNNNNNNNNNNNNNNNNNNNNNNNNNNNNNNNNNNNNNNNNNNNNNNNNNNNNNNNNNNNNNNNNNNNNNNNNNNNNNNNNNNNNNNNNNNNNNNNNNNNNNNNNNNNNNNNNNNNNNNNNNNNNNNNNNNNNNNNNNNNNNNNNNNNNNNNNNNNNNNNNNNNNNNNNNNNNNNNNNNNNNNNNNNNNNNNNNNNNNNNNNNNNNNNNNNNNNNNNNNNNNNNNNNNNNNNNNNNNNNNNNNNNNNNNNNNNNNNNNNNNNNNNNNNNNNNNNNNNNNNNNNNNNNNNNNNNNNNNNNNNNNNNNNNNNNNNNNNNNNNNNNNNNNNNNNNNNNNNNNNNNNNNNNNNNNNNNNNNNNNNNNNNNNNNNNNNNNNNNNNNNNNNNNNNNNNNNNNNNNNNNNNNNNNNNNNNNNNNNNNNNNNNNNNNNNNNNNNNNNNNNNNNNNNNNNNNNNNNNNNNNNNNNNNNNNNNNNNNNNNNNNNNNNNNNNNNNNNNNNNNNNNNNNNNNNNNNNNNNNNNNNNNNNNNNNNNNNNNNNNNNNNNNNNNNNNNNNNNNNNNNNNNNNNNNNNNNNNNNNNNNNNNNNNNNNNNNNNNNNNNNNNNNNNNNNNNNNNNNNNNNNNNNNNNNNNNNNNNNNNNNNNNNNNNNNNNNNNNNNNNNNNNNNNNNNNNNNNNNNNNNNNNNNNNNNNNNNNNNNNNNNNNNNNNNNNNNNNNNNNNNNNNNNNNNNNNNNNNNNNNNNNNNNNNNNNNNNNNNNNNNNNNNNNNNNNNNNNNNNNNNNNNNNNNNNNNNNNNNNNNNNNNNNNNNNNNNNNNNNNNNNNNNNNNNNNNNNNNNNNNNNNNNNNNNNNNNNNNNNNNNNNNNNNNNNNNNNNNNNNNNNNNNNNNNNNNNNNNNNNNNNNNNNNNNNNNNNNNNNNNNNNNNNNNNNNNNNNNNNNNNNNNNNNNNNNNNNNNNNNNNNNNNNNNNNNNNNNNNNNNNNNNNNNNNNNNNNNNNNNNNNNNNNNNNNNNNNNNNNNNNNNNNNNNNNNNNNNNNNNNNNNNNNNNNNNNNNNNNNNNNNNNNNNNNNNNNNNNNNNNNNNNNNNNNNNNNNNNNNNNNNNNNNNNNNNNNNNNNNNNNNNNNNNNNNNNNNNNNNNNNNNNNNNNNNNNNNNNNNNNNNNNNNNNNNNNNNNNNNNNNNNNNNNNNNNNNNNNNNNNNNNNNNNNNNNNNNNNNNNNNNNNNNNNNNNNNNNNNNNNNNNNNNNNNNNNNNNNNNNNNNNNNNNNNNNNNNNNNNNNNNNNNNNNNNNNNNNNNNNNNNNNNNNNNNNNNNNNNNNNNNNNNNNNNNNNNNNNNNNNNNNNNNNNNNNNNNNNNNNNNNNNNNNNNNNNNNNNNNNNNNNNNNNNNNNNNNNNNNNNNNNNNNNNNNNNNNNNNNNNNNNNNNNNNNNNNNNNNNNNNNNNNNNNNNNNNNNNNNNNNNNNNNNNNNNNNNNNNNNNNNNNNNNNNNNNNNNNNNNNNNNNNNNNNNNNNNNNNNNNNNNNNNNNNNNNNNNNNNNNNNNNNNNNNNNNNNNNNNNNNNNNNNNNNNNNNNNNNNNNNNNNNNNNNNNNNNNNNNNNNNNNNNNNNNNNNNNNNNNNNNNNNNNNNNNNNNNNNNNNNNNNNNNNNNNNNNNNNNNNNNNNNNNNNNNNNNNNNNNNNNNNNNNNNNNNNNNNNNNNNNNNNNNNNNNNNNNNNNNNNNNNNNNNNNNNNNNNNNNNNNNNNNNNNNNNNNNNNNNNNNNNNNNNNNNNNNNNNNNNNNNNNNNNNNNNNNNNNNNNNNNNNNNNNNNNNNNNNNNNNNNNNNNNNNNNNNNNNNNNNNNNNNNNNNNNNNNNNNNNNNNNNNNNNNNNNNNNNNNNNNNNNNNNNNNNNNNNNNNNNNNNNNNNNNNNNNNNNNNNNNNNNNNNNNNNNNNNNNNNNNNNNNNNNNNNNNNNNNNNNNNNNNNNNNNNNNNNNNNNNNNNNNNNNNNNNNNNNNNNNNNNNNNNNNNNNNNNNNNNNNNNNNNNNNNNNNNNNNNNNNNNNNNNNNNNNNNNNNNNNNNNNNNNNNNNNNNNNNNNNNNNNNNNNNNNNNNNNNNNNNNNNNNNNNNNNNNNNNNNNNNNNNNNNNNNNNNNNNNNNNNNNNNNNNNNNNNNNNNNNNNNNNNNNNNNNNNNNNNNNNNNNNNNNNNNNNNNNNNNNNNNNNNNNNNNNNNNNNNNNNNNNNNNNNNNNNNNNNNNNNNNNNNNNNNNNNNNNNNNNNNNNNNNNNNNNNNNNNNNNNNNNNNNNNNNNNNNNNNNNNNNNNNNNNNNNNNNNNNNNNNNNNNNNNNNNNNNNNNNNNNNNNNNNNNNNNNNNNNNNNNNNNNNNNNNNNNNNNNNNNNNNNNNNNNNNNNNNNNNNNNNNNNNNNNNNNNNNNNNNNNNNNNNNNNNattttttaattgaccattaaattgtatcgtggacaaagatcgtgatgtaacagaagttttatgcttttcttacaaaaaaaagctttttatttttaattcattccttttatttttttaattggccattaacttctcaagaataaacacgtattatttctattaatagaaacttatattttcttaacactctagtttgttgacacgtgtcaaacttgccaatttatcatgtttgctttattataatgtatagatagATTAATTCGTGGGAACATATTGTTAGGCGCAACACAAACAAATACATAGTTTCACCAGGAATATTAATCTTAATTCGATAAATAAAAGCTCACGAATATTAATCTCAGTACTATCTCCATtgcataaaagttttgtttaaANNNNNNNNNNNNNNNNNNNNNNNNNNNNNNNNNNNNNNNNNNNNNNNNNNNNNNNNNNNNNNNNNNNNNNNNNNNNNNNNNNNNNNNNNNNNNNNNNNNNNNNNNNNNNNNNNNNNNNNNNNNNNNNNNNNNNNNNNNNNNNNNNNNNNNNNNNNNNNNNNNNNNNNNNNNNNNNNNNNNNNNNNNNNNNNNNNNNNNNNNNNNNNNNNNNNNNNNNNNNNNNNNNNNNNNNNNNNNNNNNNNNNNNNNNNNNNNNNNNNNNNNNNNNNNNNNNNNNNNNNNNNNNNNNNNNNNNNNNNNNNNNNNNNNNNNNNNNNNNNNNNNTCAAGTagtggtgtagtgtatttttaatccattctttttatttttattcttttatttttttaattggccactaacttttcaactgacgcatgtacaaagtcgtgtaacataagtttaattttattctaaaaaaagagatattacATTGTATAGATTACCTTTCAATTGGCCACTCAATTCTCAACCGTGAAATGTGAAATGTCAGGTcgtgcattatattttatttttaattggtcattcactTCTGCATTTCATATGTaatagaagttttatttttgtcttaaaaaaatcttttatttttaatttatttttcttattttttaattggccattaacttctcaacggatacatgaaaaaactgtaagtcgtggtgtattgtattttatttttaatttatttttcttattttttaattggccattaacttctcaacggatacatgaaaaaactgtaagtcgtggtgtattgtattttatttttaatttatttttcttattttttaattggccattaacttctcaagaaTAAACACGTATTATTtgtattaatagaaacttatattttcttaacactctagtttgttgacacgtgtcaaactttccaatttatcatgtttgctttattataatgtatagattacCGCCTCCAATTTCATTACATTCTCaacaatattttcttttcttctgaataatttttatctttattgttAGGCAAGAGTTTTTGTACCAAAATTATTTGAACAATCtcttaaattattgttatataatagtaataatttttaaacatcAAACATCCCATATACGTTGGCCCTCATCATATTAACCCAATCATGCAAAACAACTAGTACTCTATGGAACAAAAAATGAACACAAAACGCATATTTTCTAGatacacaaataaaatatacaataataaatagattaatttaTCCTTGAAAAAGTTATGTATAAATACTTTTAAATGTGAATGGGAAGGCCAAATAGATGTGCTTTATTAAAATAAGAGGACATACTTCATCttttatttagaattttattcaaAGTATAGAAAAAGACTTAACATAAacctttaaaattaaaattattaaccaTTCAAGTGAAATCTTACTATATAACTATAAAACACGAacaaaaactctaaaattttcaatatatacgtagtaatatttatgtattatacATTATGCATATTAAATGTTCCGCACAACCACATGTGCGAATTGGCAGTGGTAATTGGGCTATCTTTTGTCGAAATATTTGAACGATAATACACTTCCCGTTAGCtcattttagttttagttttttacaCCCCCTTCGTTGCTACATAATCCCCCACCTTGGGTTGTTTATGAAAATACGCCTTGATTTGAAATACACTTTTgatattaaagaatatcaaaTTTAGCATGGTCTAAAAGTATACTTCttagtttgtttgtttttttagttttaaaaaaaataataaattttattataattaattcacataaTTGTAAGACTCAGATTCAAATTCGAAATAAAACGTAAAATCTAACAATATCAACATTTTTCAGTTGAACTAAGATTTCAATATACTTCTTATGTTTATTCAGAAGTATGAATCttaaaagtttgaatttttgaatacttttatatgcatatatatgatattaatatattatcaaaGTTTAGtccacatttaaaaaataaaaaaacttgtgAATTTACTATCAaccttttaaatataaaaattccaACAAAACCgaaataatagaaaatagtaTTTAAAAGTAGAATTTTGAGTGTTTCTTGCATACAATTTAAagttattaaaacaaaaaattgtttttcttataatttacaTTGGacttacatttttaattaaacattaaatacAATAGAGTGATTATAATTtgtgaaattgtattttattttctacatAT contains:
- the CDPK1 gene encoding calcium-dependent protein kinase 21-like (The RefSeq protein has 1 substitution, 2 frameshifts compared to this genomic sequence), producing the protein MGCQGSKEKNKPTPDFTARHHGSSATAASASGVATNNHQYHSVQPSSTHVQTPPPKPDSNPKPTVTTQNVKTVHKTDTTILGKPFDDIKKHYTLGQELGRGQFGITYFCTENSTGNTYACKSILKRKLVSKSDREDIKREIQILQHLSGQPNIVEFKGAYEDRFSVHLVMELCAGGELFDRIIAQGHYSERAAASICRAVVNVVHICHFMGVLHRDLKPENFLLSSKDEGATLKATDFGLSVFIEEGKVYRDMVGSAYYVAPEVLRRSYGKEIDIWSAGIILYILLSGVPPFWAETEKGIFNAILEGELDFASEPWPSISDSAKDLVRKMLNHDPKKRITSAQVLEHPWMREGGEASDKPIDSAVLSRMKQFRAMNKLKKLALKIIAENLSEEEIKGLKAMFANMDTDNSGTITYEELKTGLARIGSRLSETEVKQLMELADVDGNGSIDYLEFISATMHRHRLERDEHLYKAFQYFDKDNSGHITREELETAMTQHGMGDEATIKDIISEVDTDHDGRINYEEFCAMMRSGMPPPGTTIINLQSEFDFICSCNSL
- the CDPK1 gene encoding calcium-dependent protein kinase 21-like isoform X1 produces the protein MGCQGSKEKNKPTPDFTARHHGSSATAASASGVATNNHQYHSVQPSSTHVQTPPPKPDSNPKPTVTTQNVKTVHKTDTTILGKPFDDIKKHYTLGQELGRGQFGITYFCTENSTGNTYACKSILKRKLVSKSDREDIKREIQILQHLSGQPNIVEFKGAYEDRFSVHLVMELCAGGELFDRIIAQGHYSERAAASICRAVVNVVHICHFMGVLHRDLKPENFLLSSKDEGATLKATDFGLSVFIEEGKVYRDMVGSAYYVAPEVLRRSYGKEIDIWSAGIILYILLSGVPPFWAETEKGIFNAILEGELDFASEPWPSISDSAKDLVRKMLNQDPKKRITSAQVLEHPWMREGGEASDKPIDSAVLSRMKQFRAMNKLKKLALKIIAENLSEEEIKGLKAMFANMDTDNSGTITYEELKTGLARIGSRLSETEVKQLMEAADVDGNGSIDYLEFISATMHRHRLERDEHLYKAFQYFDKDNSGHITREELETAMTQHGMGDEATIKDIISEVDTDHDGRINYEEFCAMMRSGMPHQGPLL